One Hyphomicrobiales bacterium genomic window, CGGTCCTTGTCCAAGACCTAAACTAAAAAGAGCGGGCCCCGGAGAACCCACTCTCAACGATGCGGTGTCGTTGTGAGATTAATTGACCCGGATATTAGCATTCCGCCCGTCGATTGCAATACGCGCCGCCTCTAGAGGCGGCGAAAAATGAGATAGACCGGCATCCGGCCCGCGCGCACGGCCTTCGCCTCATAGCGGGTCTGCGGCCAGTCGGCGGGGCGGGTGCGCCAATCCGCGGCGCAGCCGGCGGTCCAGACGAAGGCGGGATGGACGGTGAGCCTGCGCAGCATCCAGTCGACATAGTCGGGCCAGTCGCTGGCGATCCTGAGCTCGGCTCCGGGCGCCATGATCCGGGCCAGGCGGTCGAGATTCTCGGCGCTGACAAAGCGCCGCTTCCAGTGGCGCTTCTTCGGCCAGGGATCGGGATGGAGCAGGAACACCCGGCCGCTGGCGGCGTCGGGAAGCTGGTCGAGCGCGTCGCCGGCATCGCCGTCGTGGATGCGGATATTGGCAAGGTTCCGGCGCTCGATCTCGGCCAGGAGCTTGGCGATGCCGTTGACAAAGGGCTCGCAGCCGAGAAAGCCGATATCGGGATTTCGCGCCGCCTGCCAGGCAAGATGCTCGCCGCCGCCAAAGCCGATCTCGAGCCAGACCGCGCGCACCGGCCTTGCGAACAGCGCTGGCAGCCCGGACACCGGCTTGGACAGACCGAGGCGCAGACGCGGCAGCAGCGTTTCCATGAGCCGCGCCTGACCGGGGCGCAGACCATGGCCCTTGCGGCGGCCGAATACGACGCCGCGCGCCTCTTGCCTCGTCTCCTCGACCGGGCGCACTTGGTCGGTCCCCCCTTCGACGTTCAGCTGACGGCGGTGGCGATGGCCTCGACAAGGTCGGTGCGTTCCCAGGAAAAGCCGCCGTCGGCATCGGGTTCGCGGCCAAAATGCCCATAGGCCGAGGTGCGCGCATAGATCGGCCTGTTCAAACTCAGATGCTCGCGGATGCCGCGCGGGGAAAGGTCCATCACTTCGCCGAGCGCCTTTTCCAGCGCCGCCTCGGAAATCCCGTTGCCGGTGCCGTAGAGATCGACATAGATCGACAGGGGCTGGGAGACGCCGATCGCATAGGAGAGCTGGATGGCGCAGCGTTCGGCAAGCTCGGCCGCGACGATGTTCTTGGCGAGATACCGGGCCGCATAGGCGGCCGAGCGGTCGACCTTGCTCGGGTCCTTGCCGGAAAAGGCGCCGCCGCCATGGGGCGCAGCCCCGCCATAGGTGTCGACGATGACCTTGCGCCCGGTGAGCCCGCAATCGCCGTCCGGGCCGCCGATGAAGAATTTTCCCGTCGGATTGACGTGCCACACCGTCTCGGCCGAGATCCAGCCTGCGGGGAGCACGGCGCGCACATAAGGCTCGATGAGGGCGCGCACGTCGCCCGAACTCAGAGCCTCGTCCATATGCTGCTGCGAGACGACGATCTGGCTGACGGCGACCGGAACCCCGTTCTCGTAGCGCACCGTCACTTGGCTCTTCGCATCCGGCCCGAGCCACGGCTCCTTGCCGGAATGGCGTGCGTCGGCCAGCGCCTTGAGGATCTGGTGGGAATATTGGATCGGCGCCGGCATCAGCTCCGGCGTCTCGCGGCAGGCATAGCCGAACATGATCCCCTGGTCGCCGGCGCCTTCGTCCTTGTTGCCGCCGGCATCGACCCCCTGAGCGATGTTCGCCGACTGGGCATGGAGGAGCACGTCGATGTTCAGATTGGCCCAGTGAAAGCCTTCCTGCTCGTAGCCGATTTCCTTCACCGCGGTGCGCGCGACCTCCGAGATGCGCTGCACGGTGACGCTCTCAGGACCCCGATATTCCCCGGCGATGATGACCTTGTTGGTCGTCGCCAGGGTCTCGCAGGCAACCCGGATGCCCGCCGGATCGGAGCCGACCGCCACGGCCTCGCGAAAGAACATATCGACAACCTCGTCCGATATCCGGTCACAGACCTTGTCCGGATGGCCCTCGGAAACCGACTCACTGGTGAAATAATAGGTGTTACGAGACACGGTCCTACCTGCGGCTTGATTGCGCGAATTGGAAATATCGGCGCACCTGCGCTCAAAAGGGCAGCATCCCCCGGAGCGCGATTCTAGTCGCAAGTTTTGGGAACCGGGTCAAGCGCAGCCGCGCGTCACCTGTCCTTGGCCAGGGTCTTGGCCAGGTTGACGATGCCGCGGCGCACATTGTCGTCCTTGATCTGAACGAAGGCCTTGATCAGTTGGACGCCTTCGCTGGACTGGACGAAGTCGAGCACATAGTCGGGCTGGGCCTCTTCGGCGAAACCTTCCGCCGGCGGGCCGGTCTCCGGGCGCAGGCCCTCGAAGAAGAACCGCACCGGAACCTCGAGAATGCGGGAGATGTCCCACAATCGGCTGGCGCCGATCCGGTTTGCGCCCTTCTCGTATTTCTGCACCTGCTGAAAGGTCAGTCCGAGCTGATTGCCGAGCTTTTCCTGGCTCATGCCGATCAGCATGCGCCGCATCTTGACGCGGCGGCCGACATGCAGGTCGATCGGGTGCGGCTGCTTTTTCACCATCAAAGGCCTTTACGCGAGAAAATCGTGGCGCACTCGTCTTCGCCCGGAATGCCACGGTGAATTTTAGCGGCAAGTGCCGCAGGATGTGCCTTTATCCGATTTTCCGACATGCACGGTCAAGCGGCGGGCGCCGCCAATCTCATGATGTGGTGAATCAAGCAGGCCGGCCCGCCGTGCGCGGCGAGGCGCGGCGATCGCGCCACATGCCGGCAAAGCCGACGATAAGGCCGAGGACCATCATCGCGGCGAGGAGGCGGTTTCCGTAGCGCGAAAAGACGGTCGGCGGCAGCGCTTCGGGAAGGCCGCCATCGATGATGCCGCGGCGGTTGAGCGGCAGCCGTGCGACAATACGCCCATACGGGTCGATGATGGCCGATATGCCGGTATTGGCGGCGCGGACCACCGGCAGCCCTTCCTCCACCGCGCGCAGACGCGCCTGGTGCAGATGCTGGCGCGGTCCGGAGGAATTGCCGAACCAGGCGTCGTTGGTCACGGTCAGCATCCAACCCGGCCGGTCGGCGCGGTCGATGGCGCTGCCGGGAAAGATGATCTCGTAGCAGACCAGCGGCGCCACCGCGGGCGCGCCTTGAAGGTGCAGGGTTCGTTCCGCCGGGCCGGCGGTAAAGCCGCCCCTGAGGCGGGTCAGCTGTTCAAGGCCGATGCGCTCGAGCAGTCCTTGCAGCGGCAGGAACTCGCCGAACGGCACCAGATGGGCCTTGTCGTAGGTGGCGACGATCTCTCCCGCGCCATCGATGACGTGGACCGAGTTGAAGGCGCCCCCATTCAGATCGCCGCCATCGGGATCGGGCGGCGCGCGGCGCACCGCGCCGGTGATCAGCGTCACATTGTCGGGCAATAGCGCGGCGATGGCGGCAAGCGCTTCGGCATTCTCGGAGAGCACGAAGGGTAGCGCCGATTCCGGCCAGATCACATGGGTCACGTCGGAAACGCCGCTCGAGGCCGGCGAGGTCGCCTCGTCGGTCATGCTCAGATATTCGGCGAGGATCCTGCTGCGGTTCTCCGGCAGCCATTTCTGGCTTTGCACGATGTTCGGCTGGATGAGCCGCAGATGCACGCCGGCAACCTCGGGCTGCGCCGCACCGGGCAGCCGCCACAGGCCGTAAAGGGCGAGCGCCGGCAGGATCGCCATGAGAAGCGACGGCATCAGCCAGGCCGGCCAGCCTGCCTCCGCCTCGGCGGTGGCCAGCGTCGCAGGGGCGGCGAAGATGAGGACGGTCAGGAACGTGAGGCCGTAGAGCCCGAAAATCGACGCGCTCTGGGCCAGGGGGTCGGTAAAGGCCAGGGCATAGCCATAGAGGTTCCACGGAAATCCGCTCAACGCATGACCGCGCAGCCATTCACCGGCGGCAATCGCGACGGCGAGCGCGAAGATGCGGGCCGCGCCCGACGACCAGAACGCCGCGGCAAGGGCGCAGGAAAGCGCCGTGAACAGGGCAAGCCCGGCCGGCAGCAGGACAACCGCGAAAGGCAGGAGCCAGGCAAAGAGCTCGGCCTCGACGAGGAAGGCGAAGCCGACCCAATAAAGGCCGGCGAGAAAATAGCCGAAACCGAAGGCCCAGCCGATCATGGCCGCAGCAGCCATCCGGGAGAGAAGGCCAAAGGCGTTGCCCCGCGTCGATGCGCCGGCGCCGATGCCGTCGATGAGCCAAACCAAGACCGGCAGCGTCAACCACAGAACGGGCGCGAAATGAAACGGCGCCAGGGCCAGCACCGAGGCCGCGCCGGCAAGAAAGGCCATGAGCAGGCGGCGCCATCCCCACAGCACGATCACCGATTGTGCAAGCTTGCGCAGCATCTAGAGCGGTTCCCCGTGGCCGGACAAAGCTCTAGAACATTCGTCGGTCATATGGAACCGTTTGACGAGCGAGCGCTCCAGCGACAGCCTCAATCGCCGCCGCCCGCGGCCGGCGTCTCGCCGTGAGCGCGCTTGGCCCTGCGCTTGCGCGCTTCGCCTGGCTCCTGGATGAAAACCTTGAGCTTCTTGATCCGGCGCGGATCGGCGTCGAGCACCTCGAACTCCAGATGGTCATTATAGGTGACGATCTCGCCGCGGACCGGTATCCGCCCGAGCTCCGAGAACACCAGGCCGCCGAGCGTGTCGACCTCCTCCTCGGCCGCCGTGAGGCCGAGGTCGCGGCCCATCTTCTCGCGGAAATCCTCGATCGGAAACCGCGCGTCGACGATATAGCCGCCATCCTCGGTCGGCTCGATCCGCGCCGCATGAGCCAGGTCGTGCTCGTCCTCGATCTCGCCGACGATCTCCTCGACCAGATCCTCGATCGAGACCAGGCCGTCGGTGCCGCCATATTCGTCGACGACCAGCGCCAGATGGATATGCGTCGTCTGCATCTTCACCAAGAGATCGACCGCCGGCATGGAGGGTGGCACGAACAGGACCGGGCGGATAACCTCCGCAGAGGTGAGCGGCTTGGAAAAATCGATTCCGCGCAGATCAAGGCCGGCATCGGCGGTTGGCTTGCGCTCGGCCTCGGAGGTACCCGCGGCGGCGCCCCGGGCCCGGCGGCGGCCCTTCTGAGCCTGCTCGGTCATCCAGCTCATCAAGTCCTTGATGTGCACCATGCCGGTCGGGTCATCGAGGGTTTCGCGATAGACTGGAATGCGCGAATGGCCGGCGGAGCGGAAGATTCTCAGCAATTTGCCGATCTGCACCCGCTCCTCGCAGGCGATGATGTCCGCGCGCGGCACCATCACGTCTTCGATCCTGAGCTCGCGAAAGCCGAGAATATTGAGGAGCATGAGCCGCTCCTCCGGCGAAAAGGCCGCCGACAAATGCTCCGGCCTTTCGAGCGCCGTCTCCAGGCTTTCGCGCAAGGTTTGATCGGAGACCAGGCCGAGCGAGCTTTTCAGGCGCGCGAGCCAGCCCGTCTCGCGGCGTAATTCGGCTTCCTCGTCGGTGGGATCGGCTGCGGGGATGGGGTGGGTCGGTTGGGCTTCGCTACTCATGATGATGTCGCCGGCGCGGCTGTGGCCGGCTCGCTTTGTACCTCGTCTTCGGCATACGGGTCGGGAATGGCGAGCGCCTCCAGAACCGCGCGCTCGACGTCTTCCATCTCGGTGGCTCTTGCATTGGAATCGTGATCATAACCGAAAAGATGCAACAAGCCGTGCACAACGAGATGGACGGCATGATGCGGCAAGGGCTTGTTCGCGGCGGCCGCTTCTCGCGCCACCGTCTCGTAGGCGAGCGCGATGTCGCCGAGAAGATGGCGCGCCCCTCCCGCAATGGCGGATCCTTGCGGAAAAGACAGCACATTGGTCGCGCTGTCGCGACCCAGATAGGTGCGGTTCAAGCCGCGCACAAGATCATCGCCGGCAAGAACGATGCTCAGTTCGGCGTCGGGTTCCGTCTTCAGCCGGGCAATTTCGACGGTCTTTCGGGCGGCGTGCGCCAGGAACGGGCCCAGCTCCGGATGGGCCGCCCATTGCTCGCTCTTGATTGCTATGTCCACGTCCATTGCGGTCACGCGGCCCTCACGAATTCTCCCTCGCCTGGCCACCCGAATCCTGCTTGCGCCCGGCCTCGTCATAGGCCCGCACGATGCGGGCGACAAGCTCGTGGCGCACCACGTCCTTGTCGGTGAAGCGCAGCTCGGCGACACCCTCGATGCCGGCGAGAAGGTCAATGGCGTGGCGCAGGCCGGAAGTCTGTCCCGGCGGCAGGTCGACCTGGCTTGGATCGCCGGTGACGATCATCCGTCCGTTCTCGCCCAGACGGGTCACGGCCATCTTCATCTGCATGGACGAGCAGTTCTGCGCCTCGTCGAGAATGATGACCGCGTTCGACAATGTGCGCCCGCGCATGAAGGCCAGGGGCGCTATCTCGATAAAGCCGGATTGCAGGCCGCGCTCGACGCGCTCGAAGGCCATGACATCGTAAAGCGCATCATAAAGCGGGCGCAAATAGGGGTCGATCTTCTCGCGCATGGCGCCGGGCAGGAAGCCAAGCCGCTCGCCGGCTTCGACGGCCGGGCGTGACAGGATGATTCGGTCGGCGCGGCCGCGCTCGATCCATGCGGCGGCGAAGGCGACCGCGAGATAGGTCTTGCCGGTGCCGGCCGGGCCGGTGGCGAAGACGAGCTCGGATTGCTCCATTTCGCGGATATAGGCGTCCTGCATCGGCGAGCGGGCGGTAATCGTGCGCCGCCG contains:
- a CDS encoding tRNA (guanine(46)-N(7))-methyltransferase TrmB is translated as MRPVEETRQEARGVVFGRRKGHGLRPGQARLMETLLPRLRLGLSKPVSGLPALFARPVRAVWLEIGFGGGEHLAWQAARNPDIGFLGCEPFVNGIAKLLAEIERRNLANIRIHDGDAGDALDQLPDAASGRVFLLHPDPWPKKRHWKRRFVSAENLDRLARIMAPGAELRIASDWPDYVDWMLRRLTVHPAFVWTAGCAADWRTRPADWPQTRYEAKAVRAGRMPVYLIFRRL
- the metK gene encoding methionine adenosyltransferase: MSRNTYYFTSESVSEGHPDKVCDRISDEVVDMFFREAVAVGSDPAGIRVACETLATTNKVIIAGEYRGPESVTVQRISEVARTAVKEIGYEQEGFHWANLNIDVLLHAQSANIAQGVDAGGNKDEGAGDQGIMFGYACRETPELMPAPIQYSHQILKALADARHSGKEPWLGPDAKSQVTVRYENGVPVAVSQIVVSQQHMDEALSSGDVRALIEPYVRAVLPAGWISAETVWHVNPTGKFFIGGPDGDCGLTGRKVIVDTYGGAAPHGGGAFSGKDPSKVDRSAAYAARYLAKNIVAAELAERCAIQLSYAIGVSQPLSIYVDLYGTGNGISEAALEKALGEVMDLSPRGIREHLSLNRPIYARTSAYGHFGREPDADGGFSWERTDLVEAIATAVS
- a CDS encoding helix-turn-helix transcriptional regulator, producing the protein MVKKQPHPIDLHVGRRVKMRRMLIGMSQEKLGNQLGLTFQQVQKYEKGANRIGASRLWDISRILEVPVRFFFEGLRPETGPPAEGFAEEAQPDYVLDFVQSSEGVQLIKAFVQIKDDNVRRGIVNLAKTLAKDR
- the lnt gene encoding apolipoprotein N-acyltransferase gives rise to the protein MLRKLAQSVIVLWGWRRLLMAFLAGAASVLALAPFHFAPVLWLTLPVLVWLIDGIGAGASTRGNAFGLLSRMAAAAMIGWAFGFGYFLAGLYWVGFAFLVEAELFAWLLPFAVVLLPAGLALFTALSCALAAAFWSSGAARIFALAVAIAAGEWLRGHALSGFPWNLYGYALAFTDPLAQSASIFGLYGLTFLTVLIFAAPATLATAEAEAGWPAWLMPSLLMAILPALALYGLWRLPGAAQPEVAGVHLRLIQPNIVQSQKWLPENRSRILAEYLSMTDEATSPASSGVSDVTHVIWPESALPFVLSENAEALAAIAALLPDNVTLITGAVRRAPPDPDGGDLNGGAFNSVHVIDGAGEIVATYDKAHLVPFGEFLPLQGLLERIGLEQLTRLRGGFTAGPAERTLHLQGAPAVAPLVCYEIIFPGSAIDRADRPGWMLTVTNDAWFGNSSGPRQHLHQARLRAVEEGLPVVRAANTGISAIIDPYGRIVARLPLNRRGIIDGGLPEALPPTVFSRYGNRLLAAMMVLGLIVGFAGMWRDRRASPRTAGRPA
- a CDS encoding hemolysin family protein, which encodes MSSEAQPTHPIPAADPTDEEAELRRETGWLARLKSSLGLVSDQTLRESLETALERPEHLSAAFSPEERLMLLNILGFRELRIEDVMVPRADIIACEERVQIGKLLRIFRSAGHSRIPVYRETLDDPTGMVHIKDLMSWMTEQAQKGRRRARGAAAGTSEAERKPTADAGLDLRGIDFSKPLTSAEVIRPVLFVPPSMPAVDLLVKMQTTHIHLALVVDEYGGTDGLVSIEDLVEEIVGEIEDEHDLAHAARIEPTEDGGYIVDARFPIEDFREKMGRDLGLTAAEEEVDTLGGLVFSELGRIPVRGEIVTYNDHLEFEVLDADPRRIKKLKVFIQEPGEARKRRAKRAHGETPAAGGGD
- the ybeY gene encoding rRNA maturation RNase YbeY, which codes for MDVDIAIKSEQWAAHPELGPFLAHAARKTVEIARLKTEPDAELSIVLAGDDLVRGLNRTYLGRDSATNVLSFPQGSAIAGGARHLLGDIALAYETVAREAAAANKPLPHHAVHLVVHGLLHLFGYDHDSNARATEMEDVERAVLEALAIPDPYAEDEVQSEPATAAPATSS
- a CDS encoding PhoH family protein; the protein is MRGPSTDDVAAGAGTLARTERVLTFEDNQLLSALLGDFDQNLALIEHRLGVEASARGNHVFVSGPADACAQAETALLALYDRLKSGAAISAGDVDGAIRMAAVEPPVAAAGDASDLKPAHGVAHIATRRRTITARSPMQDAYIREMEQSELVFATGPAGTGKTYLAVAFAAAWIERGRADRIILSRPAVEAGERLGFLPGAMREKIDPYLRPLYDALYDVMAFERVERGLQSGFIEIAPLAFMRGRTLSNAVIILDEAQNCSSMQMKMAVTRLGENGRMIVTGDPSQVDLPPGQTSGLRHAIDLLAGIEGVAELRFTDKDVVRHELVARIVRAYDEAGRKQDSGGQARENS